A genomic region of Anopheles coustani chromosome 3, idAnoCousDA_361_x.2, whole genome shotgun sequence contains the following coding sequences:
- the LOC131260780 gene encoding membrane alanyl aminopeptidase-like: MIKLLRLRPVEEPNRTEPKEYRLNEDVWPSHYDLEIKPYFANESNKSAFTFDGITTITITTFKEGVSSIKLHQSELDIQSWNLLRRSNSQMVRRWNETYDPQTEILTLELAEPLLPKVEYLLTFHYIGVIQEKLRGFYRSSFSRSGEQIWLGTTQFEPTDARLAFPCFDEPRFKATFELKINHIPLEYSVYSNTPIRSSVDVGNNRSLTTFGVTPKMSTYLLAFIVAPFEMTGEGQIRSLTRPGISNQTSYAVQEGLKLLQYLEDWIDYPIGNFYEIFPIYMAAMPDFSAAAMENWGLIIYRESFLLYDPLEDTSLDQQQITTTIAHELAHQWFGNLVTCDWWSVTWLNESFANYLEYFGTALVEPDWELEQQFVVDSLQSAMRMEARVLTHPLTSPVHSPFDALRKFDYISYDKGAAVLRMVEHFLTKPIFQLALREYVKAQAFQTARPDDLFAVLDRHKANTSAYIEPWTTQPGFPLVTVSMTEGGFTLTQKRFFANGTDNNENSLWPIPVTYATKPEDFANTMPTFVTAASYDVPIPNASSVRYFIVNNQQVGYYRVNYEPKLWDKISNALRSDNYGGIHVLNRAQIVDNLFNLAAADVMSYAASLKILDYLKTETEYLPWLAAVYGLDKLSQKIQPDDEKLFSDHILDIFETVYRKVDFRPPVNSERRVNSYLRRKVLQWTCRHGHEDCRRKAVEEFERFRKNPSVKIHPDLRDIVYCEGVRKGSAIQFDFLLNRYQTSNATKERDLILKGLSCVEENDLIHKYLSFMLSPNMSENLWRSVVNNPRMVSSAITYIVENSEALMEL; encoded by the exons aTGATCAAATTACTACGGTTAAGG CCCGTTgaagaaccgaaccgaacagaACCGAAAGAGTATCGACTAAACGAAGACGTTTGGCCATCGCATTACGACCTCGAGATAAAGCCGTACTTTGCAAACGAATCGAACAAGTCTGCATTCACGTTTGACGGTATTACCACCATAACGATCACCACCTTTAAGGAAGGTGTTAGTAGCATTAAACTTCATCAGTCGGAACTGGACATCCAGTCGTGGAACTTATTGCGCAGAAGCAACAGCCAGATGGTGCGGCGGTGGAATGAAACGTACGATCCGCAAACGGAAATTCTAACGTTAGAACTGGCTGAACCATTACTGCCGAAAGTTGAGTACTTGCTCACTTTCCACTACATTGGGGTTATTCAGGAAAAATTGCGTGGCTTCTACAGGAGTTCCTTCAGCAGGAGTGGCGAACAGATATGGCTTGGTACGACCCAGTTCGAGCCTACGGATGCGCGACTTGCCTTTCCTTGCTTTGATGAGCCCAGATTTAAGGCCACATTCGAGCTGAAAATTAATCATATACCACTGGAATATAGTGTGTATTCTAACACGCCCATCAGAAGTAGCGTGGATGTGGG CAATAACCGGTCGTTGACAACGTTTGGAGTCACACCTAAAATGTCAACCTATTTGCTGGCATTCATTGTGGCACCATTTGAGATGACAGGAGAGGGCCAAATTCGAAGTCTGACACGTCCCGGTATTTCCAATCAAACTAGTTACGCTGTGCAAGAAGGattgaaactgcttcaatATCTCGAAGATTGGATTGATTATCCGATCGGTAATTTCTATGAAATATTTCCCATTTATATGGCCGCCATGCCTGACTTCTCTGCTGCAGCGATGGAAAACTGGGGCCTTATCATCTACAGAGAGTCCTTCTTACTGTATGATCCCCTGGAGGACACCAGCTTAGATCAGCAACAAATCACGACCACAATAGCGCACGAGCTGGCTCATCAGTGGTTTGGAAATCTGGTCACTTGCGACTGGTGGAGTGTCACCTGGTTGAACGAAAGTTTCGCAAACTACTTGGAGTATTTCGGCACGGCTTTGGTGGAGCCTGATTGGGAGCTGGAGCAGCAGTTTGTTGTGGATTCGCTACAGAGTGCAATGCGCATGGAAGCTAGGGTATTGACTCATCCACTCACGAGTCCCGTTCACTCGCCATTCGATGCACTTCGAAAGTTTGACTACATTTCATACGATAAAGGTGCCGCTGTGCTGAGAATGGTGGAGCATTTTCTCACCaaacccattttccagttaGCTTTGAGGGAGTATGTCAAAGCACAAGCGTTTCAGACCGCACGTCCAGATGATCTGTTTGCAGTATTGGACCGCCACAAGGCTAATACTAGCGCCTACATTGAACCGTGGACAACACAACCAGGTTTTCCACTCGTGACGGTCTCCATGACGGAGGGAGGATTCACTTTGACACAGAAACGGTTCTTTGCGAATGGGACGGACAACAACGAGAACTCGCTGTGGCCTATACCTGTAACCTATGCCACCAAGCCGGAGGATTTCGCCAACACCATGCCGACGTTCGTCACTGCGGCCTCTTATGACGTGCCGATCCCAAATGCTTCTAGTGTGCGTTACTTCATAGTCAACAATCAGCAAGTGGGCTACTACCGGGTGAACTACGAGCCGAAGCTATGGGATAAGATTAGTAACGCCCTGCGGAGTGACAACTATGGTGGCATCCATGTTCTCAATCGTGCACAAATTGTGGACAATCTGTTCAACTTAGCCGCGGCAGATGTCATGAGTTACGCCGCATCACTGAAGATCCTCGACTATCTAAAGACAGAAACCGAATATTTACCCTGGCTGGCGGCCGTTTACGGTTTAGATAAGCTTTCCCAAAAAATTCAACCAGACGACGAAAAACTGTTTTCG GACCACATTCTGGACATTTTTGAGACAGTCTATAGGAAGGTGGATTTCCGACCACCAGTAAACTCGGAACGCCGAGTAAATTCTTATCTACGTCGGAAGGTACTTCAATGGACATGCCGGCATGGACACGAAGACTGCAGGCGAAAGGCCGTTGAGGAATTTGAGCGATTCCGCAAAAATCCTAGCGTGAA GATTCATCCTGATCTTCGTGATATCGTGTACTGTGAAGGGGTACGCAAGGGCTCGGCCATCcagtttgattttcttctgaATCGCTACCAAACGAGCAATGCGACCAAGGAAAGGGACCTCATATTAAAAGGGCTAAGTTGCGTCGAAGAAAATGACCTTATACAC AAATATTTGAGCTTTATGCTTTCTCCGAACATGAGTGAAAACTTGTGGCGTTCAGTTGTTAACAACCCCCGTATGGTTTCGTCCGCGATAACCTACATTGTGGAAAACAGCGAAGCTTTGATGGAGCTGTAA
- the LOC131260784 gene encoding membrane alanyl aminopeptidase-like: MILCKDAECTPLNLNNRLLEFEQPVEEPTLTEPKEYRLNEDVWPSHYDLEIKPYFANESKKSAFTFDGITTITITTLKEGVSSIKLHQSELDIQSWNLLRRSNSQMVRQGNETYDPQTEILTLELAEPLLPKVEYLLTFHYIGVIQEKLRGFYRSSFNRSGEQVWLGTTQFEPTDARLAFPCFDEPRFKATFELKINHIPLEYSVYSNTPIKSSVDLGNNRSLTKFGVTPKMSTYLLAFIVAPFEMTGEGQIRGLTRPGISNQTSYAVQAGLKLLQYLEDWIDYPIGNFYEIFPIYMAAMPDFSSGAMENWGLIIYKESFLLYDPLEDTSLDQQKIMTTIAHELAHQWFGNLVTCDWWSVTWLNEGFANYLEYFGTALVEPDWELEQQFVVDSLQKAMQMDASELTHPLTSPVHSPLDALRKFDYISYNKGAAVLRMVEHFLTKPIFQLALREYVKAQAFQTARPDDLFAVLDRHKANTSAYIEPWTTQPGFPLVTVSMTEGGFTLTQKRFFANGTDNNENSLWPIPVTYATKPEDFANTMPTFVTAASYDVPIPNASSVRYFIVNNQQVGYYRVNYEPKLWDKISNALRSDNYGGIHVLNRAQIVDNLFNLAAADVMSYAASLKILDYLKTETEYLPWLAAVYGLDKLSQKIQPDDEKLFSDHILDIFETVYRKVDFRPPVNSERRVNSYLRRKVLQWTCRHGHEDCRRKAVEEFERFRKNPSVKIHPDLRDIVYCEGVRKGSAIQFDFLLNRYQTSNATKERDLILKGLSCVEENDLIHVR, encoded by the exons ATGATCCTCTGTAAAGATGCTGAGTGTACgcctttaaatttaaacaatcgTCTGTTAGAATTCGAACAGCCCGTTGAAGAACCGACCTTAACAGAACCGAAAGAGTATCGACTAAACGAAGACGTCTGGCCATCACATTACGACCTCGAGATAAAACCGTACTTTGCAAACGAATCGAAGAAGTCTGCATTCACGTTTGATGGTATTACCACCATAACGATCACCACCCTTAAAGAAGGTGTTAGTAGCATTAAACTTCATCAGTCGGAACTGGACATCCAGTCGTGGAACTTATTGCGCAGAAGCAACAGCCAGATGGTGCGGCAGGGGAATGAAACGTACGATCCGCAAACGGAAATTCTAACGTTAGAACTGGCTGAACCATTACTGCCGAAAGTTGAGTACTTGCTCACTTTCCACTACATTGGGGTTATTCAGGAAAAATTGCGTGGCTTCTACAGGAGTTCCTTCAACAGGAGTGGCGAACAGGTATGGCTTGGTACGACCCAGTTCGAGCCTACGGATGCGCGACTTGCCTTTCCTTGCTTTGATGAGCCCAGATTTAAGGCCACATTCGAGCTGAAAATTAATCATATACCACTGGAATATAGTGTGTATTCTAACACGCCCATCAAAAGCAGCGTGGATTTGGG CAATAACCGGTCGTTGACAAAGTTTGGAGTCACACCTAAAATGTCAACCTATTTGCTGGCATTCATTGTGGCACCATTTGAGATGACAGGAGAGGGCCAAATTCGAGGTCTGACGCGTCCCGGTATTTCGAATCAAACTAGTTATGCTGTGCAAGCAGGattgaaactgcttcaatATCTCGAAGATTGGATTGATTATCCGATCGGTAATTTCTATGAAATATTTCCCATTTATATGGCCGCCATGCCTGACTTCTCTTCTGGAGCGATGGAAAACTGGGGCCTTATCATCTACAAAGAGTCCTTTCTACTGTATGATCCCCTGGAGGACACCAGCTTAGATCAGCAAAAAATCATGACCACAATAGCGCACGAGCTGGCTCATCAGTGGTTTGGAAATCTGGTCACTTGCGACTGGTGGAGTGTCACCTGGTTGAACGAAGGTTTCGCAAACTACTTGGAGTATTTTGGCACGGCTTTGGTGGAGCCTGACTGGGAGCTTGAGCAGCAGTTTGTTGTGGATTCGCTACAGAAAGCAATGCAGATGGATGCTAGCGAATTAACTCATCCACTCACGAGTCCCGTTCACTCGCCACTCGATGCGCTTCGAAAGTTTGACTACATTTCGTACAATAAAGGTGCCGCTGTGCTGAGAATGGTGGAGCATTTTCTCACCaaacccattttccagttaGCTTTGAGGGAGTATGTCAAAGCACAAGCGTTTCAGACCGCACGTCCAGATGATCTGTTTGCAGTATTGGACCGCCACAAGGCTAATACTAGCGCCTACATTGAACCGTGGACAACACAACCAGGTTTTCCACTCGTGACGGTCTCCATGACGGAGGGAGGATTCACTTTGACACAGAAACGGTTCTTTGCGAATGGGACGGACAACAACGAGAACTCGCTGTGGCCTATACCTGTAACCTATGCCACCAAGCCGGAGGATTTCGCCAACACCATGCCGACGTTCGTCACTGCGGCCTCTTATGACGTGCCGATCCCAAATGCTTCTAGTGTGCGTTACTTCATAGTCAACAATCAGCAAGTGGGCTACTACCGGGTGAACTACGAGCCGAAGCTATGGGATAAGATTAGTAACGCCCTGCGGAGTGACAACTATGGTGGCATCCATGTTCTCAATCGTGCACAAATTGTGGACAATCTGTTCAACTTAGCCGCGGCAGATGTCATGAGTTACGCCGCATCACTGAAGATCCTCGACTATCTAAAGACAGAAACCGAATATTTACCCTGGCTGGCGGCCGTTTACGGTTTAGATAAGCTTTCCCAAAAAATTCAACCAGACGACGAAAAACTGTTTTCG GACCACATTCTGGACATTTTTGAGACAGTCTATAGGAAGGTGGATTTCCGACCACCAGTAAACTCGGAACGCCGAGTAAATTCTTATCTACGTCGGAAGGTACTTCAATGGACATGCCGGCATGGACACGAAGACTGCAGGCGAAAGGCCGTTGAGGAATTTGAGCGATTCCGCAAAAATCCTAGCGTGAA GATTCATCCTGATCTTCGTGATATCGTGTACTGTGAAGGGGTACGCAAGGGCTCGGCCATCcagtttgattttcttctgaATCGCTACCAAACGAGCAATGCGACCAAGGAAAGGGACCTCATATTAAAAGGGCTAAGTTGCGTCGAAGAAAATGACCTTATACACGTACGTTAA
- the LOC131260786 gene encoding aminopeptidase N-like: MVISCSKYRNQWRSTVCPASDTFISVVISSLGNLTDENFLAYSGAVDIAIRYLSSESYGFVINSAGLTVDEGSLRLTRSDGKLIPVDQQTPVQILSEFEQIHLKFAETLEKEVVYTVHLEFSGIIRSDFFKGLYRSSYRVNGHERYLATTFFAAAYARTVFPCYDEPEYKASYSIKIRHRPQHMALSNMPVGENRETSFEPTPLMSTYLVAFVVSDFQTASSGDELIRVYAPENKVSHTQYAHDFAMRSLQTLERYFGRQNQVPKIDLVAIPDFAMGAMENWGMITFREDYLIYEDEYNTTAMAKQSIAAVVTHELVHMWFGNEVTPEWWTYVWLNEGFARYFEYYITSQVCLHKLYAKSASVIRMIQNVIGSDTFKMVINDYLRSRSYLTTKPQYLYASIEKFRTVELPASVEAIFESWANAPGYPVVTVNVDLTQRTLKASQKRFWMPNEIESPPKNELFYVPINYASSISKDFDTTTPTSWLTPTSPEITVSIESDINWLVVNKQQTGYYRVNYDEASWNRLVGVLNSDRFDTDLPVINRAQLVDDVANLARAGEVDYGIALSLMQYLERETEYIPWSTAYNALLHLDRMFSGNKEYPSFENYAQKLLSHVFNETKVIGPTDHLSRLYREKTIYLACYYGVPACLKQATAILQTAIQGESLDVPKEIQSSVFCAFHKYGPLLDASSELVLLQKFIEGGDRLEELMQKYIASMGCSRLPLTIDFYLQMVEFGPPGLSRSMQRDILASMIKGGPASRNASLKYMLDRFTMISTALNGQLNIAFDAFGTSVNTHEEYQMVRISGDPEIL; encoded by the exons ATGGTAATTAGCTGCAGTAAATATCGTAACCAGTGGCGTTCGACAGTTTGCCCAGCCTCAGACACGTTCATATCAGTAGTGATATCATCTCTAGGAA ACTTAACCGACGAGAATTTCCTAGCGTACTCTGGTGCAGTAGACATAGCAATAAGATACCTGAGTAGCGAGAGCTATGGTTTCGTTATCAACAGTGCTGGTTTGACGGTGGATGAGGGTAGTCTGCGGTTGACTCGCTCTGATGGGAAGCTTATTCCGGTCGATCAACAAACGCCTGTACAAATATTAAGTGAATTTGAACAAATCCATTTAAAATTCGCCGAAACTTTGGAAAAGGAGGTGGTGTACACGGTGCATTTGGAGTTTAGTGGTATCATTAGAAGCGATTTTTTTAAAGGTCTCTACCGTAGTAGTTATAGAGTGAATGGGCATGAAAG ATACCttgcaacaacattttttgCCGCTGCATACGCTCGAACTGTGTTTCCTTGCTATGATGAACCCGAATACAAAGCTTCCTacagcatcaaaattcgtcatcgcccGCAACACATGGCATTGTCGAACATGCCA GTTGGAGAAAATAGAGAAACATCTTTCGAACCAACCCCTTTGATGTCCACCTATTTGGTTGCCTTCGTTGTATCGGATTTCCAAACAGCATCCTCCGGAGATGAACTTATACGTGTGTATGCTCCG gAAAACAAAGTGTCTCATACCCAGTACGCCCACGACTTTGCTATGAGATCACTGCAAACCCTGGAAAGATATTTTGGCCGTCAAAATCAAGTGCCAAAGATTGATCTCGTCGCAATACCTGATTTTGCGATGGGTGCCATGGAGAATTGGGGGATGATAACATTCCGAGAAGATTATTTAATCTACGAGGACGAATATAACACGACAGCCATGGCAAAACAATCGATTGCCGCGGTTGTAACACACGAGCTGGTGCACATGTGGTTCGGCAATGAGGTGACACCGGAATGGTGGACGTACGTGTGGCTGAACGAAGGATTCGCTCGATACTTTGAGTATTACATCACGTCCCAGGTTTGCTTACACAAGT TATATGCTAAGAGTGCCTCCGTTATTCGCATGATTCAAAACGTCATCGGATCGGATACGTTCAAAATGGTAATCAATGATTACCTGCGATCCCGCAGCTATCTTACCACCAAACCGCAGTATCTTTATGCAAGCATTGAAAAGTTCCGAACGGTTGAGCTGCCGGCTAGCGTGGAAGCTATCTTTGAAAGTTGGGCCAACGCTCCGGGCTATCCCGTTGTTACGGTTAACGTTGACCTGACCCAACGTACGTTAAAAGCTTCTCAGAAACGATTCTGGATGCCAAACGAGATCGAAAGTCCTCCCAAGAATGAGCTGTTCTATGTGCCCATCAACTACGCGTCCAGCATCTCCAAGGACTTTGACACAACAACTCCAACATCATGGCTGACACCTACCTCTCCAGAGATCACTGTTTCGATTGAGTCCGATATAAATTGGTTGGTTgttaacaaacaacaaacaggaTATTACAGAGTAAACTACGACGAAGCAAGCTGGAATCGGCTGGTTGGCGTACTGAATAGCGATCGTTTCGATACCGATCTTCCCGTGATTAACCGAGCCCAGCTGGTGGACGACGTTGCAAACCTTGCACGTGCCGGTGAAGTAGACTACGGTATAGCCTTGTCGTTGATGCAATACCTTGAACGAGAGACTGAATACATCCCTTGGAGTACGGCGTACAACGCCCTTCTGCACCTCGATCGTATGTTTTCGGGCAACAAAGAGTACCCAAGTTTCGAGAACTACGCGCAAAAACTTCTGTCACATGTGTTCAATGAAACAAAAGTCATCGGACCCACCGACCATCTAAGCCGTCTTTATCGTGAAAAAACGATTTATTTAGCGTGTTACTATGGCGTCCCCGCGTGTCTGAAACAGGCAACCGCCATTCTACAAACAGCCATCCAAGGAGAATCGTTGGATGTTCCCAAAGAAATACAATCCAGCGTGTTTTGTGCATTCCATAAATACGGACCATTACTCGATGCTAGTTCCGAACTGGTGCTTCTCCAGAAATTTATCGAAGGTGGCGATCGGCTTGAGGAGCTGATGCAAAAATACATCGCCAGCATGGGATGTTCGCGACTTCCGCTCACTATCGATTTTTATCTACAGATGGTTGAGTTTGGTCCGCCAGGACTATCACGAAGCATGCAACGTGACATCCTAGCCAGCATGATTAAAGGAGGTCCTGCTAGCCGAAATGCTTCGCTAAAGTATATGTTGGATCGTTTTACAATGATCTCCACTGCCTTGAATGGGCAACTAAACATAGCATTTGACGCCTTTGGAACAAGCGTTAATACTCATGAGGAGTATCAGATGGTACGGATTTCCGGTGATCCGGAAATTTTATAA
- the LOC131260791 gene encoding aminopeptidase N-like produces MYKRVFLIVVTVWLPTILGLVPVEQEPLVLKRDSHDDARYLMEKVSEPISYKLFFDITDIDFYSYTGTVEILMRYTGDQNHFYLHSGGLVIDESSVTVTGPDGTNVQVADIIHMDQFEQIYFGFIDRLQTGGTYKVQLSFLNNIGTELKGLYRSSYTVGNTTRYLATTHFESTYARSVFPCYDEPSYKAQFDIRIRHRSQYTALSNMPVKETVQQSDYTETTFDTTPLMSTYLVAFVVSDFKSLSQDSRFRVYAVESKVPYTEYALDFLGKSLRSLETFFGRQYQLPKVDLIAIPDFAMGAMENWGLITFREMYLINEEGVTTARTKQNIADLITHELTHMWFGNEVTPEWWTYLWLSEGFARYFEYYITDQLEPTWHLWEQFIVTNVHSALSQDGRSNNRPMSYYATEPSILNNLFDYVVYAKSASVIRMIQNVIGFDTFKIALNDYLRSRSYLTTKPQYLYASIEKFRTVELPASVEAIFESWANAPGYPVVTVNVDLTQRTLKASQKRFWMPNEIDSPPKNELFYVPINYASSISKDFDTTAPTSWLTPTSPEITVSIESDINWLVVNKQQTGYYRVNYDEANWNRLIGVLNSDRFDTDLPVINRAQLVDDVANLARAGEVDYGIALSLMQYLERETEYIPWSTAYNALLHLDRMFSSSSDYGKFEDFLRTITGCMYENVRLAGLTDHISRLHRGNTVYLACYSGVQKCLDDVSVMVNKTVEDPTFVVPEEVQAAVFCALHRHPIPVPVDVQMELFETFLLAPDQPGQSDLINRYLSSVGCSRNESIVQYYLSLTLFNEPSFPLKSQHKTQIYLGLISGSPQTRMAALQYMNNHFATVMYFLSSVGPLFTELGNRINSRAEYEVLAGMVETYGDTLSSGARDAANNALVQAEENLRWITKHAGAIASWLEQQNYEGTTQKPSDGGAVAHSIGIIVAIGCVLVLIASNAINK; encoded by the exons ATGTACAAACGTGTTTTTCTAATCGTTGTGACCGTGTGGTTGCCTACCATCTTAGGTTTGGTGCCAGTAGAGCAGGAACCACTTGTACTAAAACGTGATTCCCATGATGACGCTCGGTATCTGATGGAGAAGGTTTCGGAACCGATTTCCTACAAACTGTTCTTTGACATAACAGACATCGATTTCTATTCGTATACCGGTACGGTGGAGATACTGATGCGTTATACTGGCGATCAGAACCACTTCTATTTGCACAGTGGCGGATTGGTAATCGATGAGAGCAGTGTAACAGTGACAGGCCCAGATGGCACCAATGTGCAAGTAGCAGACATTATCCACATGGACCAGTTCGAGCAAATCTACTTTGGGTTTATTGATCGGCTTCAAACAGGCGGGACGTACAAGGTCCAGTTGAGCTTTCTGAACAACATCGGTACGGAGCTGAAGGGACTGTACAGGAGCAGCTATACTGTTGGTAACACGACCAG GTACCTTGCAACGACTCATTTTGAATCAACCTACGCCCGCAGTGTGTTCCCATGTTACGATGAGCCATCGTATAAGGCCCAATTCGACATTCGAATTCGCCACCGGTCTCAATACACAGCCCTATCCAACATGCCCGTCAAAGAAAC AGTTCAACAAAGCGATTATACTGAAACGACCTTCGATACCACTCCTCTGATGTCTACGTATTTAGTAGCATTCGTTGTTTCGGATTTTAAATCACTATCGCAAGATTCACGCTTCCGAGTGTATGCCGTC GAAAGCAAAGTGCCTTATACCGAATACGCGCTGGATTTTCTTGGTAAATCGTTGCGCAGTCTAGAGACCTTCTTCGGGCGTCAGTATCAGTTACCGAAGGTCGACCTGATCGCCATACCCGATTTTGCGATGGGGGCCATGGAGAACTGGGGCTTGATAACATTCCGTGAGATGTATCTAATCAACGAGGAAGGAGTCACTACGGCACGTACCAAGCAGAACATTGCCGATCTGATAACGCACGAGTTAACCCACATGTGGTTCGGCAATGAGGTGACTCCCGAGTGGTGGACGTACTTATGGTTAAGCGAGGGTTTTGCTCGATACTTTGAGTATTACATCACGGATCAG CTAGAACCAACCTGGCACCTGTGGGAACAATTCATTGTAACCAACGTGCATTCAGCACTTTCGCAGGATGGTAGAAGCAATAACCGACCAATGAGCTACTACGCAACAGAACCATCGATTTTGAATAATCTCTTCGATTATGTAGTGTACGCTAAGAGTGCTTCCGTTATTCGTATGATACAGAATGTCATCGGATTCGATACCTTCAAGATAGCACTAAACGATTATCTACGATCCCGCAGCTATCTTACCACCAAACCGCAGTATCTTTACGCAAGCATTGAAAAGTTCCGAACGGTTGAGCTGCCGGCTAGCGTGGAAGCTATCTTTGAAAGTTGGGCCAACGCTCCGGGCTATCCCGTTGTTACAGTTAACGTTGACCTCACCCAACGTACGTTAAAAGCTTCTCAGAAACGATTCTGGATGCCAAACGAGATCGATAGTCCTCCCAAGAATGAGCTGTTCTATGTGCCGATCAACTACGCTTCCAGCATCTCCAAGGACTTTGACACAACAGCTCCAACATCCTGGCTGACACCTACCTCTCCAGAGATCACTGTTTCGATTGAGTCCGACATAAATTGGCTGGTTgttaacaaacaacaaacaggaTATTACAGAGTAAACTACGATGAAGCAAACTGGAACCGACTGATTGGCGTACTGAATAGCGATCGTTTCGATACCGATCTTCCCGTGATTAACCGAGCCCAGCTGGTGGACGACGTTGCAAACCTTGCACGTGCCGGTGAAGTAGACTACGGTATAGCCTTGTCGTTGATGCAATACCTTGAACGAGAGACTGAATACATCCCTTGGAGTACGGCGTACAACGCCCTTCTGCACCTCGATCGTATGTTTTCTTCAAGCAGCGATTATGGTAAATTTGAAGACTTCCTGCGCACAATCACGGGGTGTATGTATGAGAACGTACGCCTTGCTGGGCTCACGGATCACATCAGTAGACTACATCGCGGAAATACCGTTTACCTAGCATGCTACTCCGGTGTGCAGAAATGTCTGGACGACGTTAGCGTAATGGTGAACAAAACGGTAGAGGATCCTACGTTCGTCGTTCCCGAAGAGGTTCAAGCTGCTGTGTTTTGTGCACTGCATAGACACCCCATTCCTGTGCCTGTCGATGTACAAATGGAGTTATTCGAAACGTTCCTCCTAGCGCCGGACCAACCAGGACAGTCTGATTTAATTAATCGCTATCTGTCAAGCGTCGGATGCTCCAGGAATGAATCCATCGTGCAGTATTACTTGTCACTTACACTCTTCAACGAGCCCAGTTTTCCTTTAAAGTCTCAGCACAAAACTCAAATCTATCTCGGTCTCATTAGCGGTAGTCCACAAACCCGAATGGCGGCACTACAGTACATGAACAACCATTTTGCCACTGTTATGTACTTCCTGAGCTCCGTTGGCCCACTCTTTACCGAGCTCGGCAATCGGATTAACTCAAGGGCAGAGTATGAAGTG TTGGCGGGAATGGTAGAAACATACGGAGATACTCTATCGTCCGGTGCCAGGGATGCCGCGAATAATGCGCTGGTACAAGCAGAGGAAAACCTCAGATGGATCACAAAACACGCAGGAGCGATAGCATCCTGGCTAGAGCAGCAAAACTACGAAGGAACGACCCAAAAACCGTCCGATGGTGGCGCTGTAGCACATTCTATTGGCATCATCGTTGCGATTGGATGTGTGCTGGTATTGATTGCATCCAATGCCATAAATAAGTAA